One window from the genome of Anopheles merus strain MAF chromosome 3R, AmerM5.1, whole genome shotgun sequence encodes:
- the LOC121596381 gene encoding 28S ribosomal protein S9, mitochondrial isoform X4, translating to MFSIVIRGLRSTFPRQSLVINTSSHFHRSIVYKAEDVERVQKAKISKAMKAYLERAKEYESCMETARLEYKLGKRHLANMMGADVETFTQQDIDQAVQYLFPSGLYDPAARPTMKPPEEFIPRKKGAEFDEAGRPFHPLFYTGRPNFFQLLFEVVENINKMNALEDSTRLKGKSLDSVGKKIDTTGSEWLPKELLEKKIVETISDIEYDNFISAMNRLEAHPLSDRVKDFVFEYRKPLISKLDNDTIPVPQQDEDGRQCVTIYECLRKTARGDVTLKFPGTGKIEVNGQDLRSVGNTQQREQVMGPVSS from the exons ATGTTTTCAATTGTAATTCGCGGACTGCGATCTACGTTTCCACGGCAATCTTTGGTTATTAATACTTCG TCCCATTTTCATCGTTCGATTGTTTATAAGGCCGAAGATGTGGAAAGAGTTCAAAAGGCTAAAATAAGTAAAGCAATGAAGGCTTATTTAGAACGAGCCAAAGAATATGAAAGTTGTATGGAAACTGCACGACTAGAGTACAAGCTTGGTAAAAGACATCTGGCAAACATGATGGGAGCAGACGTGGAAACCTTTACCCAACAAGACATCGACCAGGCGGTGCAATATTTGTTTCCGTCTGGCCTGTATGATCCGGCAGCACGGCCGACAATGAAACCTCCGGAAGAATTTATTCCTAGAAAAAAGGGCGCTGAATTCGATGAAGCTGGTCGACCATTCCATCCTTTATTTTACACGGGGCGTCCGAACTTCTTTCAATTGCTGTTT GAAGTGGttgaaaatattaacaaaatgaACGCACTAGAGGATTCAACACGATTGAAAGGCAAATCTTTGGATTCAGTGGGAAAGAAAAT AGACACCACCGGATCTGAATGGTTGCCAAAAGAATTGCTGGAAAAGAAAATTGTGGAAACAATTTCCGACATTGAATACGACAATTTCATCAGTGCAATGAATCGCCTCGAAGCTCATCCACTGTCTGATCGTGTGAAagattttgtgtttgaatatAGAAAACCACTAATTTCGAAACTCGACAACGATACCATCCCTGTACCGCAACAAGACGAAGATGGGCGGCAGTGTGTAACAATATAtg AATGCTTGCGTAAAACAGCACGCGGGGATGTGACGCTTAAATTTCCAGGAACTGGGAAAATTGAAGTAAACGGACAAGACCTTCGCAGTGTAGGAAATACACAACAACGCGAACAG gttatgggcccagtaTCGTCCTAG